Proteins co-encoded in one Leishmania panamensis strain MHOM/PA/94/PSC-1 chromosome 22 sequence genomic window:
- a CDS encoding ATP-dependent DEAD/H RNA helicase, putative (TriTrypDB/GeneDB-style sysID: LpmP.22.1390) — translation MVHRIAMSFNLDHKSSGEGTNRVLKLTKISATIDALRRQQDAAEIGVRLKTIDGYQGAQQLEHDHLSGSDILSLAERLKLHKSTMTAEIKVAANELATTRRPFRVRQGGLVAAPRLSRPINLAQINQFRMSLPAYRYGPQIIRAVQENSVIVVCGDTGCGKTTQIPQLLYDAGIFDKHHDVICTQPRRISALSVAQRVAMERGEACGNSCGYVIRFENMTSANSRIIYQTTGILLRRLHSEPELQGVACVVVDEVHERDIETDFCLLLLRDRLRAQKEHPDRYPVQLKVVVMSATVQIDALVSYFSGYNSDRDIPLITIPGSLFPVREFFLEDVLHQVGAAASAAPAMRLVSNLKRGTQRGAETSVVEGNAGLYEQLKAAVFDSFDRDVEGLVPYDLVCDLIKKIHDESHSRAESILVFLPGWGAISSIASRLRRSHFARELSILLLHSTLTTAEQQRVFERPPKHYRKVVLATSIAETSITIDDIVYVIDSGLVKGSSYDPMGNTSALKATLIGKANGVQRRGRAGRCQPGVCYHLLPKAVYDDLPDFLPPEIVRSPLEEVCLQLKAIESSQNCAEVLTRAMSAPSTEAIEHAVHFLTDMGAFTAEEKMTNLGRALAELPTHPLLGKMLFTAACFGVLDTIATIAAGLSVKTPFIRPQAFEKNAARENLLRIDNNVLSDHFCVVTLFTGWIRSGRSSQYAASHFADNSTLRSLERTKQQFIRLVLHSSFAKGIASPETYLSRYASNKGLVRLVLLWSLYPRIATIEYRANRDKQNPQVFCWDNKAAVFSTNSVLAFYKRKDFCANSFIAYYDRMNLEAMLSVFDATAVSPIDVALCLRQLTVRPLLEVPALFLQDTESKLAPAVYLNVDSLQNKESYAAMFFDGDKKLYVAPKEVVSVLQTTRECLDFFLATCIKSVRANKFPDSLVHILAQIVGYSITGFDAPVTTVAGAAHIDPSIQQMQLTSEHLPAFARRQGHDDMDSDDSDDEAPFIRDDDDDTYLENLTADQKASVTAAYGDLAVFRYDDVAILLHAAKKAEGLSAVPEEKAEGKEVNAAGGDEEDEEDGDEVIAVNLNLAEMSVL, via the coding sequence ATGGTACATCGAATTGCAATGTCATTTAACCTTGATCACAAATCCAGTGGAGAGGGTACCAACCGGGTGTTAAAGCTGACAAAAATCAGCGCAACAATTGATGCACTGAGGCGGCAGCAAGACGCGGCTGAAATCGGGGTTCGGCTTAAGACCATCGATGGGTATCAAGGGGCACAACAACTCGAGCACGACCACCTTTCTGGAAGCGATATTCTCTCGCTTGCCGAAAGACTCAAACTACACAAAAGCACAATGACTGCTGAAATCAAGGTTGCTGCAAATGAGCTAGCCACAACGAGGAGGCCTTTTCGAGTTCGTCAGGGAGGACTcgtcgcagcgcctcggcttAGCCGACCAATCAACCTCGCACAAATAAATCAGTTTCGTATGTCACTACCAGCGTATCGATACGGCCCGCAGATTATTCGAGCGGTTCAGGAAAATTCTGTAATTGTTGTTTGCGGAGACACTGGTTGCGGTAAAACCACACAAATTCCGCAGCTGCTCTACGACGCTGGGATTTTCGACAAGCACCATGACGTCATCTGTACGCAGCCTCGTCGAATCAGCGCACTCTCTGTTGCTCAGCGTGTTGCGATGGAACGAGGTGAGGCCTGTGGAAACAGCTGTGGGTACGTTATTCGTTTTGAGAACATGACAAGTGCGAATTCGAGAATTATTTATCAAACTACAGGTATTCTgttgcgccgcctccactcTGAACCGGAGCTGCAAGGTGTGGCATGTGTCGTCGTCGATGAGGTGCACGAGCGCGATATCGAAACAGACTTTTGTCTGCTCTTATTGCGCGATAGACTGCGTGCACAGAAGGAGCATCCAGACAGATACCCAGTCCAGCTCAAGGTTGTAGTGATGTCAGCAACAGTGCAGATTGACGCGCTTGTGTCGTACTTTTCCGGCTACAATAGCGATCGCGATATCCCGCTCATTACAATCCCTGGCTCACTGTTTCCAGTGAGGGAGTTTTTCTTGGAGGATGTCTTGCACCAAGTgggcgccgcggcgtccgCTGCACCGGCGATGAGGCTGGTTTCGAACTTGAAGCGAGGGACGCAGCGGGGTGCCGAAACGTCAGTGGTAGAGGGTAATGCGGGGCTCTACGAGCAGCTAAAGGCGGCGGTGTTCGACAGCTTTGACCGGGATGTGGAGGGACTGGTTCCTTACGATCTTGTGTGTGATTTAATCAAGAAGATTCATGACGAGTCTCATTCTCGCGCAGAGAGCATTTTGGTGTTCTTGCCAGGGTGGGGAGCAATTTCCTCCATTGCCAGTCGACTCAGGCGCTCACATTTTGCTAGAGAGCTCTCTATCTTGCTGCTACACTCTACTCTTACGaccgcggagcagcagcgcgtttTTGAGCGGCCACCAAAACACTACCGCAAAGTTGTGCTCGCCACTAGCATCGCTGAGACAAGTATTACTATTGACGACATCGTCTACGTTATTGATAGCGGTCTTGTGAAGGGGTCATCATACGACCCTATGGGGAACACCAGCGCTCTCAAGGCGACTCTGATCGGCAAGGCAAACGGGGTGCAACGACGGGGCCGCGCTGGGCGCTGCCAGCCTGGAGTGTGCTACCATTTGCTTCCCAAGGCGGTGTACGATGACTTGCCTGATTTCCTTCCCCCCGAAATTGTTCGGTCTCCTCTCGAGGAGGTGTGCTTGCAGCTGAAGGCCATAGAGTCGAGCCAGAACTGTGCGGAGGTACTAACGCGGGCGATGAGTGCGCCGTCCACGGAGGCGATAGAGCATGCAGTGCATTTTTTGACGGACATGGGTGCGTTTACTGCCGAGGAGAAGATGACTAACCTGGGCAGGGCTCTGGCAGAGCTCCCAACGCACCCACTGTTGGGCAAGATGCTCTTCACAGCTGCTTGCTTTGGCGTCCTAGACACCATCGCAACGATTGCGGCCGGCCTTTCGGTAAAGACCCCGTTCATTCGCCCTCAGGCCTTTGAGAAGAACGCCGCGAGGGAGAACCTGCTTCGCATCGACAACAACGTTCTGTCAGATCACTTTTGCGTGGTAACCCTTTTCACAGGCTGGATTCGCAGTGGCCGGAGTTCGCAGTACGCGGCTTCACACTTTGCTGACAACAGCACGCTGCGTTCGCTGGAACGGACGAAGCAGCAGTTCATCAGATTGGTGCTTCACTCGTCCTTTGCAAAAGGGATTGCTTCTCCGGAGACTTACTTGTCGCGGTACGCAAGCAACAAGGGGCTTGTTAGGCTTGTTCTCCTCTGGTCTCTGTACCCGCGCATCGCCACCATTGAATACCGCGCCAACCGGGACAAGCAGAACCCTCAGGTGTTCTGCTGGGACAACAAGGCCGCGGTTTTCTCCACGAATTCGGTGCTGGCGTTCTACAAACGTAAAGACTTTTGTGCAAATTCCTTTATAGCATACTACGATCGCATGAACCTTGAGGCGATGCTGAGCGTTTTTGACGCAACAGCGGTGTCCCCCATCGACGTTGCGCTGTGTCTGCGCCAGCTCACAGTGCGGCCACTGCTTGAGGTGCCGGCGCTCTTCTTGCAGGACACTGAGAGCAAACTGGCCCCAGCGGTATACCTAAATGTGGACAGCTTgcaaaacaaagagagcTACGCGGCGATGTTTTTTGATGGCGACAAGAAGTTGTACGTGGCACCGAAGGAGGTGGTCAGCGTCCTTCAAACCACGCGAGAGTGCTTGGATTTCTTCCTCGCCACGTGCATCAAAAGTGTACGCGCCAATAAGTTCCCAGATTCCTTGGTACATATTTTGGCGCAGATCGTGGGATACTCCATCACTGGCTTCGATGCCCCTGTCACCACCGTGGCTGGGGCAGCTCACATTGATCCTAGTATCCAACAAATGCAGCTGACCAGTGAGCATCTACCCGCGTTCGCCCGTCGGCAAGGGCATGATGACATGGACTCGGATGACTCTGACGATGAGGCGCCGTTCATCCgagatgacgatgacgacacCTACCTAGAAAACTTGACCGCAGACCAAAAGGCATCAGTGACGGCCGCCTACGGTGACTTGGCGGTGTTCCGCTACGACGATGTTGCAATACTCTTGCACGCGGCCAAGAAGGCGGAGGGCTTATCAGCCGTACCTgaggagaaagcggagggaaaggaggtgaatgccgctggcggcgatgaggaagacgaggaggacggagACGAGGTCATCGCTGTTAACCTGAATCTGGCTGAGATGTCAGTTCTGTAA
- a CDS encoding Serine-threonin protein phosphatase, putative (TriTrypDB/GeneDB-style sysID: LpmP.22.1380) encodes MRNYVLRVVRCYGALLVSFSLLLVSFPVHCERKLVEVHRIIAVGDVHGDADNFLKILRIANLIEDSAAGASDVLDSPPRWKYSSSQISDTTVRTTLVQVGDLIDRGEQDLETLNIAISLQEQTAQSGSQDKVVLLIGNHELLNLQGHYHYVNEKNHGGFMSKALRAEGMKVTGVFGKYIVDNFKVAHIDEGVLFVHGGIETGMNIKDVDALNEDVRSALRQNIFRHSFLRSSGPLWTRKMIMASMSDECADVEAALKQLNASRVVVGHTPQESGHIGQYCGGQVLAIDVGISRWMYDRAVALELVFLKYTDSLTGSSSSNFVVSELREGVSGFCYTCVEARDDTDSPRGGGSVEKDTYDDL; translated from the coding sequence ATGAGGAACTATGTTCTTCGGGTAGTCCGTTGCTATGGTGCTTTGCTCGTATCATTTTCTCTACTTCTAGTATCATTTCCCGTCCACTGCGAGAGGAAGCTAGTGGAGGTTCACCGAATCATTGCAGTTGGTGATGTTCATGGCGATGCTGACAATTTTCTCAAAATTCTCCGTATTGCAAATCTGATTGAGGACAGCGCGGCCGGGGCCTCGGATGTGCTCGATAGCCCACCGCGTTGGAAGTATTCCTCGAGCCAAATAAGTGACACAACCGTGAGAACGACTCTTGTTCAAGTTGGTGATTTGATCGATCGTGGAGAGCAGGACCTGGAGACTCTGAACATTGCCATCTCTCTTCAGGAACAAACAGCGCAATCAGGTTCGCAAGACAAGGTTGTGCTGCTCATAGGAAATCACGAGCTTTTGAATCTTCAAGGGCATTACCATTACGTCAACGAGAAGAACCATGGTGGCTTTATGAGCAAAGCACTTCGCGCAGAAGGAATGAAGGTAACGGGGGTGTTTGGGAAGTACATTGTAGATAATTTTAAGGTTGCGCATATTGATGAAGGAGTTTTGTTTGTTCACGGTGGTATCGAAACGGGAATGAACATCAAAGACGTTGATGCGCTCAACGAAGATGTTCGTAGTGCTTTGCGTCAAAACATCTTTCGGCACTCATTCctgagaagcagcggcccTCTCTGGACGAGGAAAATGATTATGGCAAGCATGAGCGACGAGTGCGCTgatgtggaggcggcgctgaagcagctcaaCGCATCACGCGTTGTTGTTGGCCACACTCCGCAGGAGTCGGGCCACATTGGGCAGTATTGTGGCGGGCAGGTCCTCGCTATCGATGTCGGCATAAGTCGATGGATGTACGACAGGGCTGTGGCGCTAGAACTTGTGTTTTTGAAGTACACGGACAGCCTTACTGGCTCCAGCTCCTCTAATTTCGTTGTCAGTGAGCTACGTGAAGGTGTTTCGGGGTTTTGCTACACATGTGTGGAGGCAAGGGACGACACTGATTCACCCAGAGGTGGTGGCTCTGTTGAGAAGGATACTTACGACGACTTGTAA
- a CDS encoding dephospho-CoA kinase, putative (TriTrypDB/GeneDB-style sysID: LpmP.22.1420): protein MILIGLTGGIACGKSAVSRILREEFHIEVIDADLIVRELQAPNAACTRLIAARWPLCVHPETGELNRAELGKIIFSDAQARRALGKIMNPIIFRVILRRIAAAWWGDLWRSGATSSPAIVVLDAPTLFETKTFMYFISASVVVSCSEERQIERLRSRNGFSKEEALQRIASQMALETKRRLADYIIENDSADDFDQLRGSLRECVAWMSRQSNKRLTCIFVTVAAAAAGVAAVVGYVGYRLLLP from the coding sequence ATGATTCTTATCGGTCTCACAGGCGGAATTGCCTGCGGCAAGTCAGCTGTGTCGAGGATACTCCGAGAGGAATTTCACATCGAAGTCATTGATGCCGACCTCATTGTGCGTGAGCTGCAGGCCCCCAATGCTGCGTGCACTCGACTCATTGCAGCGCGGtggcctctctgtgtgcatcCTGAGACTGGGGAGTTGAATCGCGCAGAATTAGGTAAAATCATATTCAGCGATGCACAGGCTCGACGGGCGCTAGGAAAGATAATGAACCCCATCATTTTCAGGGTCATCCTGAGGCGCATTGCCGCCGCGTGGTGGGGTGACCTTTGGCGCAGTGGTGCGACCTCATCGCCAGCCATCGTGGTGTTGGACGCGCCTACGTTGTTTGAAACCAAAACGTTCATGTACTTTATCAGCGCCTCTGTCGTGGTGAGTTGCTCAGAGGAGCGTCAGATCGAGCGACTGCGTAGCCGAAATGGATTCtcgaaagaggaggcgctgcaacGCATTGCCAGTCAGATGGCCCTCGAGACAAAGCGTCGGCTTGCTGACTACATTATTGAGAACGACTCTGCAGATGACTTTGACCAGCTTCGCGGATCTCTACGCGAGTGCGTTGCGTGGATGTCACGGCAGTCCAACAAGCGACTCACATGCATTTTTGTCaccgtggctgctgctgcggccggTGTGGCGGCCGTCGTGGGCTATGTTGGCTACCGACTACTGCTGCCGTGA
- a CDS encoding hypothetical protein (TriTrypDB/GeneDB-style sysID: LpmP.22.1370) — MAPSAAKKWPTFLLEKHTSLNPTMYLYRFAGPHGPGPYVMKYWWTLGCLPTGLGRPFRLSEFLAEYQQQHVPIEVEEWLKCFVRNPYEELADATSELLKYLEEVPRRENTRGYRSIESGVSSFAAPLAKFERQLNVRVPSLALRAALGSASLRERLKDDLFEYRESLRLCGSTPHRRLARFAFDELLTLPRSSGDPGSYNGPGRQRRARGASGAAAVSGPPRRFPRSF; from the coding sequence ATGGCCCCCAGCGCCGCGAAGAAGTGGCCCACATTTCTTTTGGAGAAGCACACGTCGCTGAATCCCACCATGTACCTTTACCGCTTTGCAGGTCCCCATGGACCAGGGCCTTACGTTATGAAGTATTGGTGGACGCTTGGGTGCCTTCCCACCGGGCTTGGGCGACCGTTTCGTCTCTCTGAATTCTTAGCGGAATatcagcaacagcacgtCCCCATCGAAGTTGAAGAGTGGCTGAAATGCTTCGTTCGGAATCCGTACGAGGAGCTCGCGGATGCAACCTCGGAACTTCTCAAATACCTTGAAGAGGTACCGCGCAGAGAAAACACAAGGGGATATCGGAGCATTGAAAGCGGAGTCTCCAGTTTCGCAGCGCCGTTAGCTAAATTTGAAAGGCAGCTGAACGTTCGCGTTCCTTCCCTCGCGCTGCGGGCAGCGCTCGGGTCAGCTTCCTTGCGTGAACGTCTTAAGGACGACTTGTTCGAGTACAGGGAGTCGCTGAGACTGTGCGGCAGTACTCCGCACCGGCGATTGGCACGCTTTGCTTTTGATGAGCTCCTTACTCTTCCCAGGTCCAGTGGCGACCCTGGAAGCTATAATGGGCCGGGTCGGCAAAGGCGGGCGCGGGGGGCGtcgggggcggcggcggtttcCGGGCCCCCCCGGCGTTTCCCGCGTTCGTTCTAG
- a CDS encoding 60S ribosomal protein L14, putative (TriTrypDB/GeneDB-style sysID: LpmP.22.1410), translated as MVKSHYIRAGRMVRILRGPRQDRVGVIVDIVDANRVLVENPEDAKMWRHVQNLKNVEPLKYCVSVGRNCSAKALKDALDSSKVLEKYAKTRTAARVEAKKACAASTDFERYQLRVARRSRAYWARKVFDEKDAKTPVSWHKVALKRMQKKASKMDSTEGAKRRMQKAIAARKAKK; from the coding sequence ATGGTCAAGTCCCACTACATCCGCGCCGGGCGCATGGTGCGCATTCTGCGTGGCCCCCGCCAGGACCGCGTCGGTGTGATCGTTGACATTGTCGACGCGAACCGCGTGCTGGTGGAGAACCCAGAGGACGCGAAGATGTGGCGCCACGTGCAGAATCTGAAGAACGTGGAGCCGCTGAAGTACTGTGTGAGCGTCGGCCGCAACTGCAGCGCGAAGGCGCTGAAGGATGCGCTGGACTCGTCgaaggtgctggagaagtACGCGAAGacgcgcactgctgcacgcgtggaggcgaagaaggcgtgcgctgcgtcgACGGACTTCGAGCGCTACCAGCTGCGCGTAGCGCGTCGATCTCGCGCGTACTGGGCGCGCAAGGTGTTCGACGAGAAGGACGCGAAGACGCCCGTGTCTTGGCACAAGGTTGCGCTGAAGAGGATGCAGAAGAAGGCCTCAAAGATGGACTCGACCGAGGGCGCGAAGAGGCGCATGCAGAAGGCGATTGCTGCGCGCAAGGCGAAGAAGTAA